The following coding sequences are from one Bacillus sp. PK3_68 window:
- a CDS encoding DsrE family protein: MAEKFVVSVTHAKDDPDRATVGFVIANAAIASGKETVVFLNVEGAHLGAKGYAEEIHEEGFAPLKELMQLFQEAGGDIWICSPCFKKRGYTESNTLEGAKIVGGAKLVEFISQGAASITY; the protein is encoded by the coding sequence ATGGCTGAAAAATTTGTTGTGAGTGTGACACATGCAAAGGATGATCCAGACCGGGCTACCGTAGGGTTTGTTATCGCAAACGCCGCCATAGCCTCAGGAAAAGAAACGGTTGTATTTTTAAATGTAGAAGGGGCTCACCTTGGTGCTAAAGGATATGCTGAGGAAATTCATGAGGAAGGGTTTGCGCCATTAAAGGAGCTAATGCAATTATTTCAAGAGGCTGGCGGCGATATTTGGATTTGTAGCCCTTGCTTCAAAAAGCGGGGATATACAGAATCGAATACTTTAGAAGGAGCAAAAATTGTAGGAGGAGCGAAACTCGTTGAATTTATCTCCCAAGGTGCCGCTTCGATTACATATTAG
- a CDS encoding sulfurtransferase TusA family protein yields the protein MSNFKEDILYDAGPTGCGELIMKLFLTIKKMKKGEIIKVISYDPGAKEDIPAWCRLQEHRLLEQKDYKRETHYFIQKIKCN from the coding sequence ATGAGCAATTTTAAAGAAGATATTCTTTATGATGCTGGGCCTACGGGGTGCGGAGAACTAATAATGAAGTTGTTTTTAACTATAAAAAAAATGAAAAAGGGGGAGATTATCAAAGTCATTTCTTATGATCCGGGAGCCAAGGAAGATATTCCAGCTTGGTGTCGTTTACAAGAGCATCGTTTACTGGAACAAAAAGATTATAAACGTGAAACCCATTATTTTATACAAAAAATTAAATGTAATTAA
- a CDS encoding OsmC family protein, translated as MEKPIATCDGGDLDCGSGLLLIIKKHMDPLKKGDILEIRSRESTVEEDLPAWCRMVRHEFLGKKENELGASYFVRKGESASTLDKDQEAAKGYRWTVRVQGEKGMQVKVFARNHSFQVGQPAEFSSKVTAPSATDYLLASLASCITVGFKSLASQNNIILDNTECTMNGKLDNVLYSLGVEDKGHPGFSKISGILYVSSPDDEEKLHRIFEKTLDRSPIYRTLKESININIKLSIIL; from the coding sequence TTGGAAAAGCCTATTGCTACGTGTGATGGGGGAGATTTGGACTGCGGTTCAGGTCTTCTCCTAATCATAAAAAAACATATGGATCCTTTGAAGAAAGGGGACATCTTAGAAATTCGCAGCAGGGAATCTACGGTTGAAGAGGATCTTCCAGCCTGGTGCCGTATGGTCAGGCATGAGTTTTTAGGAAAAAAAGAAAATGAATTAGGTGCCTCCTATTTTGTCAGGAAAGGAGAGTCTGCTTCAACACTTGATAAAGATCAGGAAGCAGCAAAGGGATATCGGTGGACGGTTCGTGTGCAAGGCGAAAAAGGTATGCAGGTGAAGGTCTTCGCAAGAAATCACTCATTTCAAGTTGGACAGCCTGCGGAGTTTAGTTCGAAGGTAACAGCACCAAGTGCCACTGATTATCTCCTCGCTTCCCTTGCTTCCTGTATAACAGTCGGATTTAAAAGCCTTGCCTCTCAAAATAATATCATCCTAGATAATACGGAGTGTACGATGAACGGAAAATTAGATAATGTATTATACAGTTTAGGTGTAGAGGATAAAGGACATCCGGGTTTTTCGAAGATATCAGGGATCTTATATGTATCTTCACCAGATGATGAGGAAAAGCTTCATAGGATTTTTGAAAAAACACTGGATCGCTCACCTATTTATCGAACACTTAAAGAGAGTATTAATATCAATATAAAATTATCCATTATTTTATAA